The following are encoded in a window of Novosphingobium sp. ZN18A2 genomic DNA:
- a CDS encoding energy transducer TonB, with amino-acid sequence MTKKLLVAPLIALLAASPALAAAPTGPKPAGNPGAWITPGDYPAAALKAGKEGAVQFSLQVDASGTPTGCSVTKGSGEPSLDEATCRLISQRAHFTPATGKNGKPVAGTYANTVRWVLPADGGPEVLASIDRRLIAPAYCVPVWKGERAQTIGMVALARCLR; translated from the coding sequence ATGACGAAGAAACTGCTGGTCGCGCCCCTGATTGCCCTTCTTGCCGCCTCACCCGCGCTTGCCGCTGCGCCAACCGGGCCAAAGCCCGCAGGCAATCCGGGCGCGTGGATCACGCCCGGAGACTATCCCGCCGCCGCGTTGAAGGCGGGGAAAGAGGGGGCCGTCCAGTTCTCGCTGCAGGTCGATGCCAGTGGCACGCCCACGGGCTGTTCGGTCACGAAGGGCAGCGGTGAGCCTTCGCTTGACGAGGCGACGTGCCGCCTGATCTCGCAGCGCGCGCATTTCACGCCTGCCACCGGAAAGAACGGAAAACCCGTTGCCGGCACCTATGCAAATACGGTGCGCTGGGTTCTTCCGGCAGACGGCGGGCCGGAAGTGCTGGCGTCGATCGATCGCCGGCTTATCGCGCCCGCTTATTGCGTTCCGGTCTGGAAGGGGGAACGCGCCCAGACGATCGGCATGGTCGCGCTTGCGCGTTGCCTGCGCTGA
- a CDS encoding CHAT domain-containing protein, which translates to MIRRSLTGASLAVLAAAAAFSAPAHARDSGPLSIRNSFRIGNAGVLCTAQNAPLDKRLVTMFDRGYRISCRDAAGVVGTMIAVRNPVDIDTAPSAMPGADYTCSASSVDKIDNLGGVSAATCRDPKSKLDYKRYLVRRGGVTYLVEGLAGYDPALRLALASVVKDRAIPGTIRVATTEVTDPAAFARVQAGQLDKVDIRDEGYQRNNGGSFAESSEFFETLASRQRGDSRTAAEAIANQGLQQSNLGNFSGAERLFQSATEVLARNDGVTQRLIRNYRAINALNQRDPDGARKALAAPVIPVNADFDENGLKDGYINTPLSDQINRENVSLQRIGGVDTGLTRVERAVILDAQGLSLAATADRMEGKDAAATDKFNKAEAQIDSVRDGRVVSVNWLRSEISMELALIAEKQGHAGEAESDYDNAISLIGEAYPQSPALLAAQARKAAFLGRTGKTDQAKALYASVVAASADVTDSGPALRQLLAPYFDLLAANPDQASAGAMFEASQVLQRPGVAQTQAILAREFSQGNDEAASLFRLSLVRSREIARTEGEVSQISAIENPTSQDLDNLRSAQETLASLKQDQTALVAKLAAYPRYKVLAPQRVALSDLQKSLYAGEAYYKMMAVGDKLYTLFITPDSAKLFKIPLTREELAKQVQTIRDSVVTVENGQQVNYPFDLDSSRALYHSLFDPIGGDVPAIRHLIFEPDAAMLQLPPSVLVTTDRGIAHYKEESAKPDGDPFNFTGIDWLARGREISIAVSPRGFMDIRKLGRSSAPRNYLGLGHNAVPAFRPVAAVATECEWPLALWQHPISANELYFAEKKLTKGLSEVRTDAQFSDTELDGDKQLDQYRILHFATHGLVTAPRPDCPARPALVTSFGKGKSDGLLSFKEVFDLKLDADLVILSACDTAGQASVAASREAGVTTGGNYALDGLVRAFVGAGARTVVASHWPVPDDFNATTRLIGGLIDAKPGEPLAKALENAEEKLMDDPNTSHPFYWAAFIILGDGAKPLIDAQGMASAKQGHTATQLAAKGPQRRSTSVLSQ; encoded by the coding sequence GTGATCCGTCGGTCCCTGACAGGCGCAAGCCTTGCCGTCCTTGCCGCGGCAGCAGCCTTTTCCGCGCCAGCCCATGCGCGCGACAGCGGACCGCTTTCGATCCGCAACAGCTTCCGCATCGGCAACGCCGGCGTGCTGTGCACCGCGCAGAACGCGCCGCTCGACAAGCGGCTCGTCACGATGTTCGATCGCGGTTACCGGATCAGCTGCCGCGACGCCGCCGGGGTGGTGGGCACGATGATCGCGGTGCGCAATCCGGTAGATATCGACACGGCGCCCAGCGCGATGCCAGGTGCCGATTACACGTGCAGTGCATCGAGCGTGGATAAAATCGACAATCTGGGCGGTGTTTCGGCGGCGACCTGCCGCGATCCGAAATCGAAACTGGATTACAAACGCTATCTGGTGAGGCGCGGGGGCGTTACCTACCTGGTCGAAGGGCTTGCCGGTTACGATCCGGCCTTGCGCCTTGCGCTGGCAAGCGTGGTGAAGGATCGCGCGATACCGGGAACGATCCGGGTGGCCACAACCGAAGTTACCGATCCGGCCGCCTTCGCCCGCGTGCAGGCGGGGCAGTTGGACAAGGTGGATATCCGCGACGAAGGTTATCAGCGTAACAACGGTGGCAGCTTCGCGGAATCGAGCGAGTTCTTCGAAACGCTCGCGTCGCGTCAGCGCGGCGATTCGCGCACCGCGGCAGAGGCCATTGCCAACCAGGGACTGCAACAATCCAACCTGGGCAATTTTTCGGGCGCGGAACGCCTGTTCCAGTCGGCAACCGAAGTGCTGGCGCGCAACGATGGCGTTACGCAGCGGCTGATCCGCAACTACCGCGCGATCAATGCGCTCAACCAGCGCGACCCCGATGGCGCGCGCAAGGCGCTGGCCGCGCCTGTCATCCCGGTCAATGCCGATTTCGATGAGAACGGGCTTAAGGACGGCTATATCAACACGCCGCTTTCCGACCAGATCAACCGGGAAAACGTTTCCCTGCAAAGGATTGGCGGCGTCGATACCGGGCTTACCCGCGTCGAACGCGCGGTGATCCTTGATGCGCAGGGCCTGTCGCTTGCCGCGACGGCAGACCGCATGGAAGGCAAGGACGCGGCGGCAACCGACAAGTTCAATAAAGCCGAAGCGCAGATAGATTCCGTCCGCGATGGCCGCGTCGTCTCGGTCAACTGGCTCCGTTCGGAAATCAGCATGGAACTGGCCCTGATTGCAGAGAAGCAGGGCCATGCGGGCGAGGCGGAAAGTGATTACGACAACGCCATCTCGTTGATCGGGGAAGCCTATCCGCAATCCCCTGCGCTGCTTGCCGCGCAGGCCCGCAAGGCGGCCTTCCTGGGGCGCACGGGCAAGACCGACCAGGCAAAGGCGCTCTATGCATCGGTGGTCGCCGCCAGTGCGGACGTGACAGACAGCGGCCCGGCCTTGCGCCAGCTTCTTGCGCCTTATTTCGATCTGCTTGCAGCCAATCCCGATCAGGCGTCTGCGGGCGCGATGTTCGAAGCATCGCAGGTTCTGCAACGGCCCGGCGTTGCGCAGACCCAGGCCATTCTGGCGCGCGAGTTTTCGCAAGGGAATGACGAGGCGGCATCGCTGTTCCGCCTGTCGCTGGTGCGCAGCCGCGAGATTGCCCGCACGGAAGGCGAAGTGTCGCAGATTTCCGCGATAGAGAACCCGACATCGCAGGATCTCGACAACCTTCGCTCGGCCCAGGAAACGCTTGCCTCGCTGAAGCAGGACCAGACCGCGCTGGTAGCGAAACTGGCCGCCTATCCGCGTTACAAGGTGCTGGCCCCGCAACGCGTTGCGCTGTCGGACCTGCAAAAGTCGCTTTACGCCGGCGAGGCCTATTACAAGATGATGGCGGTGGGCGATAAACTTTATACGCTGTTCATCACGCCCGACAGTGCAAAGCTGTTCAAGATTCCGCTGACGCGCGAAGAACTGGCCAAGCAGGTCCAGACAATCCGCGACAGCGTGGTGACGGTGGAAAACGGCCAGCAGGTCAACTACCCGTTCGATCTCGACAGCAGCCGCGCGCTCTATCATTCGTTGTTCGATCCGATTGGTGGCGACGTGCCGGCCATCCGTCACCTGATTTTCGAACCCGATGCCGCGATGCTGCAGCTGCCGCCTTCGGTTCTTGTCACGACCGACAGGGGAATCGCGCATTACAAGGAAGAGAGCGCGAAGCCGGATGGCGACCCGTTCAACTTTACCGGGATCGACTGGCTGGCACGTGGGCGCGAGATTTCCATCGCGGTCAGCCCGCGCGGGTTCATGGATATTCGCAAGCTTGGCCGGTCGTCGGCGCCGCGCAATTATCTGGGGCTGGGGCACAATGCGGTGCCGGCCTTCCGCCCGGTGGCAGCGGTGGCGACGGAGTGCGAATGGCCGCTTGCCCTGTGGCAACACCCGATTTCCGCGAACGAGCTCTATTTCGCGGAGAAGAAGCTGACCAAGGGGTTGAGCGAGGTGCGCACCGACGCGCAGTTCAGCGATACCGAGCTGGATGGCGACAAGCAGCTTGACCAGTATCGCATCCTGCATTTCGCGACGCACGGGCTGGTTACCGCACCGCGCCCCGATTGCCCCGCGCGGCCGGCGCTTGTGACCAGTTTCGGCAAGGGCAAGTCGGACGGGCTGCTTTCGTTCAAGGAAGTGTTCGATCTGAAACTGGACGCCGACCTTGTGATCCTTTCCGCCTGCGATACCGCCGGGCAGGCATCGGTGGCGGCCAGCCGTGAAGCGGGCGTGACCACCGGCGGCAACTATGCGCTGGACGGCCTGGTGCGCGCGTTCGTAGGCGCGGGTGCGCGCACGGTGGTCGCCAGCCACTGGCCAGTGCCGGACGATTTCAACGCGACCACGCGCCTGATTGGCGGCCTGATCGACGCGAAACCCGGCGAACCGCTCGCCAAGGCGCTTGAAAACGCCGAGGAAAAGCTGATGGACGATCCCAATACGTCGCATCCGTTCTACTGGGCGGCGTTCATCATCCTGGGCGACGGCGCAAAACCGCTGATCGACGCACAGGGCATGGCAAGCGCGAAACAGGGGCATACTGCAACGCAATTGGCCGCTAAAGGACCGCAGCGCCGCAGTACATCGGTCCTGTCGCAATAG
- the secA gene encoding preprotein translocase subunit SecA, giving the protein MLGNVAKAIFGSSNDRYVKSLNKVVIQIASFEPQLEAMSDDELAAQTPKLRAMLDEGKTLDDILPEAFATCREASRRVLGMRHFDVQMVGGIVLHRGEIAEMRTGEGKTLVATLATYLNALAGKGVHVVTVNDYLARRDAEWMGQLHRFLGLTVGVIVPDLNEEQRREAYHSDITYGTNNEFGFDYLRDNMKHERSQQVQRPFNFGIVDEVDSILIDEARTPLIISGPTDDKSDLYIAVDAVVKRLDEEDYEKDEKQKSVMLTEDGVEKVERMLEDAGLLVGSNLYDVENTQVVHHLDQAMKAVVMFKRDIDYIVKDDKVVIIDEFTGRMMDGRRWSNGLHQAVEAKEGVKIEPENQTMASITFQNYFRMYPKLSGMTGTAATEAAEFYDIYKMNVVTIPTNVPIQRVDEEDEFYKNTLDKFSAIARLIREKNEKGQPVLVGTVSIEKSELLSDFLNKEGVKHNVLNARFHEMEAHIVAQAGRLGAVTIATNMAGRGTDIQLGGNVEFRTEDELDEMPEGPERNAAIEKIKAEVGAEKQRVLDAGGLCVIGTERHESRRIDNQLRGRSGRQGDPGLSKFYLCLEDDLLRIFGPDTLFSKMMNANLEDGEAIGSRWLSKAIETAQKKVEARNYDIRKQVVEYDDVMNDQRKVIYEQRADIMDSEAVDDVVEDMRRDTINAMVGGACPPGSYPEQWDVDGLKERVEDILGLQPPIDDWMNEDALAPDIIEERLQELADQKMVGKIAEIEEPTWRGLEKSVLLERLDHHWKEHLSTLDALRQVVFLRAYAQKQPINEYKREAFNLFERMIEAIREDVTRILMTAEFRMRPPEDFELPELPDFLTSHIDPFTGEDDSGTVPGAAAMMGAPGKQVATAPGEGDPYAGMDISRNAPCPCGSGKKYKHCHGAMA; this is encoded by the coding sequence ATGCTCGGCAACGTCGCCAAGGCCATTTTCGGGTCGTCCAACGACCGTTACGTCAAATCGCTCAACAAGGTCGTCATCCAGATCGCGTCCTTCGAACCGCAACTGGAGGCCATGTCGGACGACGAGCTGGCCGCGCAGACGCCAAAGCTGCGCGCCATGCTGGATGAGGGCAAGACGCTCGACGATATCCTGCCCGAAGCCTTTGCGACCTGCCGCGAGGCTTCGCGCCGCGTGCTGGGCATGCGCCACTTCGATGTGCAGATGGTGGGCGGCATCGTGCTCCACCGGGGCGAGATTGCAGAGATGCGCACGGGCGAAGGCAAGACGCTGGTCGCCACGCTGGCGACATACCTGAACGCGCTGGCCGGCAAGGGCGTCCACGTCGTTACCGTGAACGATTACCTTGCCCGGCGCGACGCGGAATGGATGGGGCAGTTGCACCGCTTCCTGGGCCTGACGGTGGGCGTGATCGTGCCCGACCTCAACGAGGAGCAGCGGCGCGAGGCCTATCACTCCGACATCACATACGGCACCAACAACGAGTTCGGGTTCGATTACCTGCGCGATAACATGAAGCACGAACGCAGCCAGCAGGTGCAGCGGCCGTTCAACTTCGGCATCGTCGACGAGGTGGACTCGATCCTGATCGACGAGGCGCGCACGCCGCTGATCATTTCCGGGCCGACCGACGACAAGTCCGACCTCTACATCGCGGTCGACGCCGTGGTGAAGCGGCTGGACGAGGAAGATTACGAAAAGGACGAAAAGCAGAAGAGCGTGATGCTCACCGAAGACGGCGTCGAAAAGGTCGAGCGTATGCTCGAGGACGCCGGGCTGCTGGTCGGATCGAACCTCTACGATGTCGAGAACACGCAGGTGGTTCACCATCTGGACCAGGCGATGAAGGCCGTGGTCATGTTCAAGCGCGACATCGACTACATCGTGAAGGACGACAAGGTCGTCATCATCGACGAGTTCACCGGACGCATGATGGACGGCCGCCGCTGGTCGAACGGCCTGCACCAGGCGGTGGAGGCGAAGGAAGGCGTGAAGATCGAGCCCGAGAACCAGACGATGGCCTCGATCACCTTCCAGAACTATTTCCGCATGTATCCCAAGCTATCGGGTATGACGGGCACCGCCGCCACGGAAGCGGCGGAGTTTTACGACATCTACAAGATGAACGTCGTCACCATTCCCACCAACGTGCCGATCCAGCGCGTCGACGAGGAAGACGAGTTCTACAAGAACACGCTCGACAAGTTTTCCGCCATTGCCCGCTTGATCCGCGAGAAGAACGAGAAGGGGCAGCCGGTTCTCGTCGGCACGGTGTCTATCGAGAAATCGGAACTGCTGTCGGACTTCCTCAACAAGGAAGGCGTGAAGCATAACGTGCTGAATGCCCGCTTCCACGAGATGGAAGCGCATATCGTGGCACAGGCCGGGCGGCTTGGCGCGGTGACGATCGCCACCAACATGGCCGGTCGCGGCACCGACATCCAGTTGGGCGGCAACGTCGAGTTCCGCACCGAGGACGAACTGGACGAAATGCCCGAAGGGCCGGAGCGCAACGCGGCGATCGAGAAGATCAAGGCCGAAGTCGGCGCGGAAAAGCAGCGCGTGCTCGATGCAGGCGGGCTTTGCGTGATCGGCACCGAACGCCACGAAAGCCGCCGTATCGACAACCAGCTTCGCGGCCGGTCGGGCCGTCAGGGCGATCCGGGCCTGTCTAAATTCTACCTGTGCCTGGAAGACGACCTGCTGCGCATCTTCGGGCCGGACACCCTGTTCTCCAAGATGATGAACGCCAACCTCGAGGATGGCGAAGCGATCGGTTCGCGCTGGCTTTCCAAGGCCATCGAGACCGCGCAGAAGAAGGTCGAGGCGCGCAACTACGACATCCGCAAGCAGGTTGTCGAATACGATGACGTGATGAACGACCAGCGCAAGGTCATCTACGAACAGCGCGCGGACATCATGGATTCCGAAGCCGTCGACGATGTTGTGGAGGATATGCGCCGCGACACGATCAACGCGATGGTGGGCGGGGCCTGCCCTCCGGGTTCCTATCCCGAACAGTGGGATGTCGACGGACTGAAGGAGCGGGTAGAGGACATCCTTGGCCTGCAGCCGCCGATCGACGACTGGATGAACGAGGACGCGCTGGCGCCCGACATCATCGAAGAACGCCTTCAGGAACTGGCGGACCAGAAGATGGTCGGCAAGATCGCGGAGATAGAGGAGCCGACGTGGCGCGGGCTTGAAAAGTCGGTCCTGCTGGAACGGCTCGACCATCACTGGAAGGAACACCTTTCCACGCTCGATGCGCTGCGTCAGGTCGTGTTCCTGCGCGCCTATGCGCAGAAGCAGCCGATCAACGAATACAAGCGCGAGGCGTTCAACCTGTTCGAACGCATGATCGAAGCGATCCGCGAAGACGTTACGCGCATCCTGATGACGGCAGAGTTCCGCATGCGTCCGCCCGAGGATTTCGAACTGCCCGAACTGCCCGATTTCCTGACCAGCCACATCGACCCGTTCACCGGAGAGGACGATTCCGGAACGGTCCCCGGTGCGGCGGCGATGATGGGCGCGCCGGGCAAGCAGGTGGCGACGGCGCCGGGCGAGGGCGATCCCTATGCGGGCATGGATATCAGCCGCAATGCGCCCTGTCCGTGCGGTTCGGGCAAGAAATACAAGCATTGCCACGGCGCAATGGCCTGA
- a CDS encoding ShlB/FhaC/HecB family hemolysin secretion/activation protein, whose product MRHIGTAGDRLVQATAFAAVSALASTALPAPAFGQAASGIPTRDELQGITQAPAEAPPRLSISGGIERSPCPLADPKFKDITVTISDVEFHGLKEIAPADLSAAWQPFAGSAQPVSVICEIRDAAATILRNKGYLAAVEVPTQRIENGHVKLEVLYARITAIRARGETKGAERKLKDYLGRLTEEEVFNRYRAERYLLLARDLPGYNVRLTLKPAGTDPGDLIGEVSVLRRPYVVDLTVQDLAAKATGRWGGQIRAQAFGLTGMGDVTTVSYYATSDFKEQHILQLNHEFRPGSEGLVVGGQFTYAWTKPDIGTAVNASLEARTLFATLYAKYPVKRTQGENLWLSGGFDFVNQNVDFIGPLTRDKVRVLWGRADFDAVDLRHRAPRWHVNGSLEVRQGIDFLDATRTCVGATCPAGGIPTSRFDGSPGATVVRASGEFEVAAGDKLAFALLPRAQYAFKPLLSFEEYSAGNYTIGRGYDPGTLTGDSGVGGSFELRGPRFNLRQGTDSSVQPYTFVDAAWVWNKGVPGAQRLVSAGGGIRSTIKDRFRLDANIAVPIENAGFQAQRGDVRFLISLTTRLLPWGTK is encoded by the coding sequence ATGCGGCATATTGGGACGGCGGGCGACCGCCTTGTCCAGGCGACGGCTTTTGCCGCGGTTTCCGCGCTGGCCTCAACTGCGCTTCCGGCACCTGCATTTGGTCAGGCCGCAAGCGGTATTCCCACGCGGGACGAGCTTCAGGGCATAACCCAGGCTCCGGCCGAGGCGCCGCCGCGTCTTTCCATTTCCGGCGGGATAGAGCGTTCGCCCTGTCCCCTGGCCGATCCCAAGTTCAAGGACATTACCGTCACGATCAGTGACGTTGAGTTTCATGGCCTTAAGGAAATCGCACCGGCCGACCTGTCTGCCGCGTGGCAGCCGTTTGCCGGATCGGCGCAGCCGGTATCGGTGATCTGCGAGATCCGCGACGCCGCCGCCACAATCCTGCGCAACAAGGGCTATCTGGCCGCGGTCGAAGTGCCCACCCAGCGGATCGAGAACGGCCATGTAAAGCTTGAGGTGCTCTATGCGCGGATCACCGCAATCCGGGCGCGGGGCGAAACGAAGGGCGCGGAACGCAAGCTGAAGGATTACCTTGGCCGGCTTACCGAGGAAGAGGTTTTCAACCGCTACCGCGCCGAACGCTATCTTTTGCTGGCGCGTGACCTGCCCGGCTACAATGTCCGCCTTACGCTGAAGCCCGCCGGAACCGACCCCGGCGACCTGATCGGCGAAGTATCCGTGCTGCGCCGGCCCTATGTCGTCGATCTGACGGTGCAGGATCTTGCCGCGAAGGCGACGGGCCGCTGGGGCGGGCAGATCCGGGCACAGGCGTTCGGCCTTACCGGCATGGGCGATGTCACGACGGTTTCGTATTACGCAACGTCCGACTTCAAGGAGCAGCATATCCTGCAGCTCAACCACGAGTTCCGGCCGGGGTCGGAAGGGCTCGTGGTGGGCGGCCAGTTCACTTATGCGTGGACGAAGCCCGACATCGGCACGGCTGTCAACGCGTCGCTGGAAGCGCGCACGTTGTTCGCCACGCTTTACGCGAAGTATCCGGTAAAGCGCACGCAGGGCGAAAACCTGTGGCTTTCGGGCGGGTTCGATTTCGTCAACCAGAACGTCGATTTCATCGGTCCGCTCACGCGCGACAAAGTCCGCGTGCTGTGGGGACGGGCCGATTTCGATGCGGTCGACCTGCGGCATCGCGCCCCGCGCTGGCACGTCAACGGTTCGCTGGAAGTCCGGCAGGGGATCGATTTTCTCGATGCGACCCGCACCTGCGTGGGGGCGACCTGTCCCGCAGGCGGGATACCCACCAGCCGCTTCGACGGTTCGCCCGGCGCCACCGTGGTCCGCGCTTCGGGCGAGTTCGAGGTTGCCGCTGGCGACAAGCTGGCATTCGCCCTGCTGCCGCGCGCGCAATATGCGTTCAAGCCGTTGCTCAGCTTCGAGGAATATTCGGCAGGAAACTATACCATCGGGCGCGGGTATGATCCCGGCACGCTTACCGGCGACAGCGGCGTGGGCGGATCGTTCGAGCTTCGCGGTCCGCGCTTCAACTTGCGGCAGGGCACCGATTCCTCGGTGCAGCCCTATACCTTCGTCGATGCGGCGTGGGTCTGGAACAAGGGCGTTCCGGGCGCCCAGCGCCTGGTGTCGGCCGGTGGCGGCATCCGCAGCACGATAAAGGACCGTTTCCGGCTCGACGCCAACATCGCTGTGCCGATCGAAAACGCGGGCTTTCAGGCGCAGCGCGGCGACGTGCGCTTCCTGATTTCGCTGACGACCAGACTCCTGCCTTGGGGGACCAAATGA
- the argJ gene encoding bifunctional glutamate N-acetyltransferase/amino-acid acetyltransferase ArgJ → MSDTVSPLATPFPAIPPIAGVTPRIARAGYKDWGRCDLTFVELAEGTSVAGVFTRNVCCSSEVETGRDNVKQGKARALVVNAGNSNAFTGYRGREAVEAIMAQVAGRIGCPQEQVFVSSTGVIGVPLPKDKARAGLDAVFTASECSWEEAAATISTTDTFPKGAVATAMVGGKTVTIGAIIKGSGMIAPDMATMLGYLFTDAAVEPAFLQTVLSAANRRTFSCITVDSDTSTSDTVLAFATGKAGNAPLSSFDDDGADAFAAAVGDVCRQLAHLVVRDGEGAQKFIAISVSGATSDESARKVGLAIANSPLVKTAIAGEDANWGRVVMAVGKAGEPADRDRLSIGFGGIWAAKEGQPLADYDEAPVAAHLKGQDITIEVDLGLGDGRATVWTCDLTHGYISINADYRS, encoded by the coding sequence ATGTCCGATACCGTTTCCCCGCTCGCCACGCCCTTCCCCGCGATCCCGCCGATTGCCGGCGTAACGCCGCGCATCGCACGCGCCGGATACAAGGACTGGGGCCGCTGCGACCTTACCTTTGTCGAACTGGCCGAGGGGACAAGCGTCGCCGGCGTGTTCACGCGCAACGTATGCTGTTCATCCGAAGTGGAAACGGGCCGCGACAACGTGAAGCAGGGCAAGGCGCGCGCGCTGGTGGTGAATGCGGGCAACTCCAACGCCTTTACCGGCTATCGCGGGCGCGAGGCGGTTGAGGCGATCATGGCGCAGGTCGCCGGCCGGATCGGTTGCCCGCAGGAACAGGTGTTCGTCTCTTCCACCGGGGTAATCGGCGTGCCGCTGCCCAAGGACAAGGCGCGTGCCGGACTGGATGCGGTATTCACCGCGTCCGAATGTTCGTGGGAAGAAGCCGCCGCGACGATCTCTACCACCGATACCTTCCCCAAGGGCGCGGTGGCGACAGCCATGGTCGGCGGAAAGACGGTAACGATCGGCGCGATCATCAAGGGTTCGGGCATGATCGCACCCGACATGGCAACGATGCTGGGCTATCTTTTCACCGACGCGGCCGTAGAGCCCGCCTTCCTGCAAACGGTGCTTTCAGCCGCGAACCGGCGCACGTTCTCGTGCATCACGGTCGACAGCGATACGTCCACCAGCGACACCGTACTGGCCTTCGCGACGGGCAAGGCGGGCAATGCCCCCCTCTCCTCGTTCGACGACGACGGCGCCGATGCCTTTGCTGCGGCAGTCGGCGACGTGTGCCGCCAGTTGGCCCACCTTGTCGTGCGTGATGGCGAAGGGGCGCAGAAGTTCATCGCCATTTCGGTAAGCGGTGCGACAAGCGACGAGAGCGCCCGCAAGGTCGGCCTCGCCATCGCCAATTCGCCGCTGGTGAAGACCGCCATCGCCGGAGAGGACGCCAACTGGGGCCGCGTGGTCATGGCCGTGGGCAAGGCCGGCGAACCGGCGGACCGCGACAGGCTGTCCATCGGCTTCGGCGGCATCTGGGCGGCGAAGGAAGGGCAGCCGCTTGCCGATTATGACGAAGCGCCGGTTGCCGCGCACCTGAAGGGGCAGGACATCACGATAGAGGTCGATCTTGGCCTTGGCGATGGACGCGCAACCGTGTGGACCTGCGACCTGACGCACGGCTACATCTCGATCAACGCGGACTATCGCAGTTGA
- a CDS encoding NAD kinase gives MSEEPRLALLASITDKAQEAATEMREAHDFVPLEEAEAVVVLGGDGFMLQTLHHMLDSDRVIPAYGMNLGTVGFLMNKRKSSRSIVERVTRAKHVTVNPLLMQAVTNAGEECGFYAINEVSLLRETRQSAKLEVTVNGKVRIAELTCDGVLVATPAGSTAYNLSANGPILPLGSDLLALTPISPFRPRRWRGAILPDTSTISFRVLEAVKRPVAVVADQKEVRDVSEVSVEISRKRSLSLLFDRGHSLDERIVTEQFQV, from the coding sequence ATGAGTGAAGAGCCGCGCCTCGCGTTGCTGGCCTCGATCACCGACAAGGCGCAGGAAGCGGCGACCGAAATGCGCGAGGCGCACGATTTCGTCCCGCTGGAAGAAGCCGAAGCGGTGGTCGTTCTGGGCGGCGACGGCTTCATGCTGCAAACGCTGCACCACATGCTCGACAGCGACCGGGTGATACCCGCCTACGGCATGAACCTGGGCACCGTTGGTTTCCTGATGAACAAGCGGAAATCGAGCCGCTCCATCGTTGAGCGCGTGACGCGGGCAAAGCACGTCACCGTCAATCCGCTGCTGATGCAGGCTGTGACCAACGCGGGCGAGGAATGCGGCTTCTACGCGATCAACGAAGTGTCGCTGCTGCGTGAAACGCGCCAGTCCGCAAAGCTGGAAGTGACGGTGAACGGCAAGGTGCGGATCGCCGAACTCACCTGCGACGGTGTGCTGGTCGCAACGCCTGCCGGGTCCACCGCATACAACCTGTCCGCCAATGGCCCGATCCTGCCGCTGGGATCGGACCTTCTGGCGCTTACCCCGATCAGTCCATTCCGTCCGCGACGCTGGCGCGGGGCGATCCTGCCCGATACATCCACGATCTCGTTCCGCGTACTCGAAGCGGTGAAGCGGCCCGTTGCCGTGGTGGCCGACCAGAAGGAAGTGCGCGACGTAAGCGAGGTTTCGGTCGAGATTTCGCGCAAGCGCAGCCTGTCCCTTTTATTCGATCGCGGCCACAGCCTGGACGAGCGGATCGTGACCGAACAATTCCAGGTCTGA
- a CDS encoding FkbM family methyltransferase has translation MRKRGTVRFVQVGANDGCRADPINRFILEGRWQGLLVEPLPRAHAALRQTYADIDGLAFAEVAVAESDGTATFFEVDGEFDVLSSFSKDTILRRAGTRPGLAERIVERTVVTRRLDSLLAETDCAMPDVLVVDTEGHDDVVIGSLDLESRTPSILLFEHVHLSRDGSTTLRNRLEKLDYTLIWDRHDCLAIHASAFPDHEIRFFREVVDAARAKT, from the coding sequence ATGCGCAAAAGGGGAACCGTTCGTTTCGTGCAGGTCGGCGCCAATGATGGTTGCCGAGCAGATCCGATAAACCGCTTCATTCTGGAAGGTCGCTGGCAGGGGCTGCTGGTAGAGCCATTGCCCCGCGCACATGCTGCGCTGCGTCAGACCTATGCGGATATCGACGGGCTTGCGTTTGCCGAAGTCGCTGTTGCCGAGAGCGACGGAACCGCAACGTTTTTCGAAGTCGACGGAGAATTCGACGTTCTCAGTTCGTTTTCGAAAGACACCATTCTGCGCCGCGCCGGAACGCGGCCGGGCCTTGCAGAACGCATTGTTGAACGCACGGTGGTCACGCGCCGGCTCGACAGCCTGCTGGCAGAGACGGATTGCGCCATGCCCGACGTTCTGGTGGTCGATACGGAGGGGCACGACGACGTGGTGATCGGATCGCTGGATCTGGAAAGCCGGACTCCGTCGATCCTGCTTTTCGAACACGTTCATCTAAGCCGTGATGGCTCCACGACTTTGCGTAACCGTTTGGAGAAACTGGATTATACGCTGATCTGGGACCGCCACGATTGCCTGGCGATCCATGCATCGGCCTTTCCCGATCACGAAATCCGCTTCTTTCGAGAGGTCGTGGATGCGGCGCGCGCCAAGACATAG